In the Scomber japonicus isolate fScoJap1 chromosome 18, fScoJap1.pri, whole genome shotgun sequence genome, one interval contains:
- the LOC128379431 gene encoding properdin-like, which translates to MKLLLVLVLVLVSVQRSECVRCFAHFDLTSGQCDEEIGEVDEDDCCQNIQYGYQEADGGCQSCGPLVWASWSSWSPCTALCGQGVRQRTRKCFGIGQSDCGSRDEKLQTEPCSGTCCDDKGWGLWLPWSPCSVSCGEGTRKRKRICSSSAECSSACSGPSEETDTCPTHTTCPVHGGWSDWSNWSQCSGSCIDDQRSDVIAPSRQRQRTCSSPAPSSDTVPPGNRCPGDDVDVQACSELPNCPVDGSWGAWSPPGKCSASCGEGLQLSIRACDSPAPKYGGRFCEGQSAQSSKCLSVCAVDGSWSGWSSWGECSSSCVSVDRPPLRTRHRSCSNPPPSSSPPGKGCHGDDSQTENCNHLPHCSVDGGWGSWPSFSSCPVTCGVGLQLSLRKCDSPAPKHGGQPCAGEERRTNICTTNVHCPVDGVWSEWSSWSQCKSPFPNKVIKCKQLPGSQTRDRQCLHRAHNGSICSGEGLTDRRYCYDITGCHMKGTWEGWEPWTYCNPPCGGNPRRARKRKCKPDFSGYRPTVGRLKEKATFFGDPTADCGDVPLNEKFQVEQCLNVPACT; encoded by the exons atgaagctgctgctggttctggttctggttctggtctcTGTGCAGCGTTCAG AGTGTGTGCGGTGTTTTGCACACTTTGACCTGACCTCGGGGCAGTGTGATGAAGAGATCGGTGAGGTTGATGAAGACGACTGCTGTCAGAACATTCAGTACGGATATCAGGAAGCAGACGGGGGGTGTCAGTCCTGTGG tcctCTGGTGTGGGCATCCTGGTCGTCATGGTCACCGTGTACCGCTCTGTGTGGGCAGGGAGTGAGACAGAGGACCAGGAAGTGTTTTGGAATCGGCCAATCAGACTGTGGCAGCAGAGACGAAAAACTGCAGACGGAACCGTGCAGCGGAACCTGCTGcgatg ataagGGGTGGGGCTTGTGGCTGCCCTGGTCTCCGTGTTCTGTTTCCTGTGGAGAAGGaaccaggaagaggaagagaatcTGTTCCAGTTCAGCTGAGTGTAGTTCAGCCTGCAGCGGACCCTCAGAGGAGACAGACACCTGTCCTACACACACCACCTGTCCAg TCCATGGTGGTTGGTCAGACTGGTCTAACTGGTCCCAGTGTTCTGGTTCGTGTATTGATGACCAGCGCAGTGATGTCATCGCCCCCTCCAGACAGCGACAGCGTACCTGTTCAAGCCCCGCCCCCTCTAGTGACACGGTGCCACCTGGCAACCGTTGCCCTGGAGACGATGTGGACGTACAGGCCTGCAGCGAGCTCCCCAactgtccag TGGACGGCAGCTGGGGGGCGTGGTCTCCGCCCGGGAAGTGCTCCGCCTCCTGTGGGGAGGGGCTGCAGCTGTCAATCAGAGCCTGCGATAGTCCCGCCCCCAAATATGGAGGACGATTCTGTGAAGGACAGAGTGCTCAGAGCAGCAAgtgtctcagtgtttgtgcag TGGACGGGTCCTGGTCTGGCTGGTCCAGTTGGGGGGAGTGTTCCTCTTCCTGTGTCTCAGTAGACCGCCCCCCCCTCAGGACTCGTCACCGCTCCTGTTCAAACCCCCCCCCTTCATCCAGCCCCCCCGGCAaaggttgccatggtgacgacAGCCAAACAGAGAACTGTAACCACCTGCCTCACTGCTCAG tggatGGAGGATGGGGGTCTTggccctccttctcttcctgtcCTGTTACTTGTGGAGTCGGCCTGCAGCTGTCACTCAGGAAATGTGATAGTCCCGCCCCCAAACACGGCGGTCAGCCTTGTGCTGGAGAGGAACGCAGAACCAACATCTGTACAACCAACGTACACTgtccag TGGACGGCGTGTGGTCCGAGTGGTCGTCATGGAGCCAGTGTAAGTCCCCGTTCCCTaacaaagtcatcaaatgtaagcAGCTGCCGGGCAGTCAGACTCGAGACCGGCAGTGTCTCCATCGAGCTCACAACGGGTCCATCTGCAGCGGGGAAGGACTCACGGACCGACGATACTGCTATGATATCACCGGCTGTCACA tgaaGGGCACCTGGGAGGGATGGGAGCCGTGGACGTACTGTAACCCTCCCTGTGGAGGAAACCCCCGACGCgccaggaagaggaagtgtAAACCTGACTTCAGCGGCTACAG gccGACGGTCGGGCGTCTGAAGGAGAAAGCGACGTTCTTCGGGGATCCGACTGCAGACTGCGGAGACGTGCCGCTCAACGAGAAGTTTCAGGTTGAACAATGTCTCAACGTGCCGGCCTGCACCTGA
- the LOC128379395 gene encoding NLR family CARD domain-containing protein 3-like → MANAIKLLEALEDLDNRELKTFKWYLQQADFLKDFPVIPKSRLETADRPDTVDLMVQTYRQQCVEVARKVLKRMKRNDLVESLSESESEAEGQSAGAAPGAVEISDVGETSENKEASCVEPQTALLPDLTPVSRHTEGSAAALPPHHDEPSLLQTEERVEISDVGETSENKEASCVEPQTALLPDLTPVSRHTEAEELCSCNSCCEEPKTCCSTFEEQRVMMPVPEPPPSDTSLHLKLQSELQDRFKAWAERQHSVNVELFIADGRNGNANVTSGEPMKPSDIFKHLCRQGTHVRTVLTNGITGFGKSFLVQMFVSDWAEKRENQDLHLVFPFAVRQLNFWRTERFSLAELIHTCIPETNSIKEETLNDIFTTLQSSRNVDHSEIKLLFIFDGLDESHLQLDFATKANPCLDVTESTTVQVLLTNLIRGKLLPSAHLWITTQPAAANQIPPWYVGMVTEVRGFTDPQKEEYFRKRFRDEEQARTIISHIKTSRSLHIMCHIPVFCWITATVLEDMLKSREGGELPKTLTEMYIHFLLLQINQAKQTCSLDKCIQYLQSLAKLAFQQLLKNNKIFDEEDLQNSGLHLRAASEYSTVFTHIFRQLSCQRKFNIQRKMFCFNHLNIHEFLAAVHVNISLTNYNKNVMSVSQVQSLQMCFRKTSTTKVHKHAVKKALKSPNGHLDLFLRFLLSLSLQTNQTLLRGLLTQTGSSSQTNQKTVEYIKKKLSENVSAERSINLFHCLNELNDRSLVEEIQQFLRSGSLSADELSPAQWSALVFILLSSEKDLDVFDLKKYSASEEALLRLLPVVKASNKALLSGCHLSERSCAALSSVLSSQSSSLRDLDLSDNNLQDSGVKQLSAGLESPHCTLESLRLSGCLITQEGCASLASALRNNPSHLRELDLSYNHPGHSGEKLLSAGLEDPHWRLDTLRLDHGGEQRLKPGVKKYACELELDPNTISRKLKLSDNNRKVKRVEERQSYRDHPDRFDFWPQLLCRNDLTGHCYWEVEWRGTVNISVSYRRISRKGRSDDCRFGSNNQSWSLFCSDGRYSVYHNKRRTSISSSSSFFSSSSVSDRVAVYVDCPAGTLSFYRVSSDTLIHLHTFNTTFTEPLCAGFGVGFEFDLNLLNDSSSVSLCRLDGGRGMDMNQI, encoded by the exons ATGGCGAACGCCATCAAGCTGCTGGAAGCTTTGGAGGATTTGGACAACAGGGAGCTAAAAACCTTCAAATGGTACCTGCAGCAGGCCGACTTCCTGAAGGACTTCCCAGTGATCCCAAAGAGCCGACTGGAGACGGCAGACCGGCCGGACACAGTGGACCTGATGGTGCAGACCTACAGGCAGCAGTGTGTGGAGGTGGCCAGGAAGGTTttaaagaggatgaagaggaatgATCTGGTGGAGAGtttgtctgaatctgaatctgaagcTGAAG GTCAGTCAGCTGGTGCAGCACCTGGTGCAG TGGAAATCAGTGATGTTGGAGAGACTTCAGAGAATAAAGAAGCTTCATGTGTTGAGCCACAGACTGCTCTGCTTCCTGACCTCACACCTGTCAGCAGACACACTGAAG GCTCAGCAGCTGCTCTGCCCCCCCACCATGATGAACCCTCCCTACTGCAAACTGAAGAAAGAG TGGAAATCAGTGATGTTGGAGAGACTTCAGAGAATAAAGAAGCTTCATGTGTTGAGCCACAGACTGCTCTGCTTCCTGACCTCACACCTGTCAGCAGACACACTGAAG CTGAAGAGTTGTGTTCATGCAACAGCTGCTGTGAGGAACCTAAAACCTGCTGCAGCACATTCG AGGAGCAACGTGTGATGATGCCAGTACCAGAGCCTCCACCCTCCGACACATCGCTCCATCTCAAACTGCAGTCTGAGCTCCAGGACAGGTTTAAAGCGTGGGCCGAGAGGCAGCACAGCGTGAATGTAGAGCTCTTCATCGCAGACGGGCGGAACGGAAACGCCAACGTGACATCAGGAGAACCAATGAAACCCAGCGACATCTTCAAACACCTCTGCAGACAAGGCACACATGTAAGAACAGTGTTGACCAATGGGATCACAGGTTTTGGCAAATCATTCCTTGTGCAGATGTTTGTGTCGGACTGGgctgaaaaaagagagaatcaAGATTTGCATCTTGTGTTTCCATTCGCTGTCCGCCAGCTGAATTTCTGGAGGACAGAGAGGTTTAGTTTGGCGGAGCTCATTCACACATGTATCCCAGAAACCAACAGCATTAAGGAGGAAACTCTTAATGACATCTTCACAACTTTACAGAGCTCCAGAAATGTTGACCACAGTGAAATCAAACTTCTGTTTATTTTCGACGGACTGGATGAGAGCCATCTTCAGTTAGACTTCGCGACCAAAGCAAATCCCTGTCTGGATGTGACAGAGTCCACCACAGTACAAGTGTTGTtaacaaacctcatcagggggaaactgcttccctctgctcacctctggataaccacacaacctgcagcagccaatcagatccctccttggTATgttggcatggtgacagaggtcagagggttcactgacccacagaaggaggagtacttcaggaagagatttagagatgaggagcaggccagaaccatcatctcccacatcaagacatcacgaagcctccacatcatgtgccacatcccagtcttctgctggatcactgctacagttctggaggatatgttgaaaagcagagagggaggagagctgcccaagaccctgactgagatgtacatccacttcctgctgcttcAGATTAACCAGGCAAAGCAAACGTGCAGCCTGGACAAGTGCATTCAGTACCTTCAGTCACTGGCTAAATTAGCTTTTCAACAGctactgaaaaacaacaaaatcttTGACGAGGAAGACCTTCAAAACAGCGGCCTTCATCTGAGAGCTGCCTCAGAGTACTCTACAGTGTTCACTCACATCTTCAGACAGCTGAGCTGCCAGAGGAAGTTCAACATCCAGAGAAAGATGTTCTGCTTTAATCACTTGAACATCCACGAGTTTCTGGCTGCTGTTCACGTGAACATTTCACTCACAAACTACAACAAGAACGTGATGTCCGTGTCACAAGTCCAAAGTCTGCAAATGTGTTtcagaaaaacatcaacaacaaaagTCCACAAACACGCTGTGAAAAaagccttaaagagtccaaatggacacctggacttgttcctccgcttcctcctgagtctttcactgcagaccaatcagactctcctacgcggtctgctgacacaaacaggaagtagctcacagaccaatcagaaaacagtcgagtacatcaagaagaagctcagtgagaatgtgtctgcagagagaagcatcaatctgttccactgtctgaatgaactgaatgatcgttctctagtggaggagatccaacagttcctgagatcaggaagtctctctgcagatgaactgtctcctgctcagtggtcagctctggtcttcatcttactgtcatcagaaaaagatctggacgtgtttgacctgaagaaatactctgcttcagaggaggctcttctgaggctgctgccagtggtcaaagcctccaacaaagctct GTTGAGTGGCTGTCACCTCTCAGAGAGGAGCTgcgcagctctgtcctcagttctcagctcccagtcctctagtctgagagatctggacctgagtgacaacaacctgcaggattcaggagtgaagcagctttctgctggactggaaagtccacactgtacactggaaaGTCTCAG gctgtcaggatgtctgatcacacaggaaggctgtgcttctctggcctcagctctgaggaacaacccctcccatctgagagagctggacctgagctacaatcatccaggacactcaggagagaagcttctgtctgctggactggaggatccacactggagactggacactctcag GTTGGATCATGGTGGAGAGCAGAGGCTGAAACCTGGTGTAAAGAAAT atgcctgtgaactggaactggatccaaacacaataagcagaaaactcaaactgtctgataacaacaggaaggtgaaaCGTGTGGAGGAGCGTCAGTCATATcgtgatcatccagacagatttgacttctggcctcagctgctgtgtagaaatgatctgactggtcactgttactgggaggtcgagtggagaggaacagttaatatatcagtgagttacagaagaatcagcaggaaaggacgCAGTGATGACTGCAGGTTTGGAAGTAAtaatcagtcctggagtctgttctgctctgatgGTCGTTACTCTGTCTATCACAATAAGAGAagaacatccatctcctcctcgtcctccttcttctcctcctcctctgtctctgacagagtagcagtgtatgtggactgtcctgctggcactctgtccttctacagagtctcctctgacacactgatccacctccacaccttcaacaccacattcactgaacctctgtgtgctgggtttggAGTTGGGTTTGAGTTTGATCTGAACCTGCTGAATGATAGCTCCTCAGTGTCTCTATGCAGGctggatggaggaagagggatgGATATGAATCAAATATGA